Proteins from a genomic interval of Equus quagga isolate Etosha38 chromosome 11, UCLA_HA_Equagga_1.0, whole genome shotgun sequence:
- the GFAP gene encoding glial fibrillary acidic protein — translation MERRRVTSAIRRSYVSSSEVVAGRRLGPGTRLSLARMPPPLPTRVDFSLAGALNTGFKETRASERAEMMELNDRFASYIEKVRFLEQQNKALAAELNQLRAKEPTKLADVYQAELRELRLRLDQLTANSARLEVERDNLAQDLGTLRQKLQDETNLRLEAENNLAAYRQEADEATLARVDLERKIESLEEEIRFLRKIHEEEVRELQEQLAQQQVHVELDVAKPDLTAALREIRTQYEAMASSNMHEAEEWYRSKFADLTDAAARNAELLRQAKHEANDYRRQLQALTCDLESLRGTNESLERQMREQEERHAREAASYQETLARLEEEGQTLKDEMARHLQEYQDLLNVKLALDIEIATYRKLLEGEENRITIPVQTFSNLQIRGGKSTNEGECHKVTRHLKSLTIQVIPIQAHQIVNGAPPALETSLDTKAVSEGHLKRNIVVKTVEMRDGEVIKESKQEHKDVM, via the exons ATGGAGAGGAGACGTGTCACTTCGGCCATTCGCCGCTCCTATGTCTCCTCTTCGGAGGTGGTGGCAGGCCGTCGCCTGGGTCCCGGCACCCGCCTCTCCCTTGCTCGAATGCCGCCTCCACTCCCAACCCGGGTGGACTTCTCCCTGGCCGGGGCACTCAACACCGGCTTCAAGGAGACACGGGCCAGTGAGCGGGCGGAGATGATGGAGCTCAATGACCGCTTTGCCAGCTACATCGAGAAGGTGCGCTTCCTGGAACAGCAGAACAAGGCGCTGGCTGCTGAGCTGAACCAGCTGCGGGCCAAGGAACCCACCAAGCTGGCCGATGTCTACCAGGCTGAGCTGCGTGAGCTGCGGCTGCGGCTCGATCAACTCACCGCCAACAGCGCCCGGCTCGAGGTCGAGAGGGACAATCTGGCACAGGACCTGGGCACCCTGAGGCAGAA GCTCCAGGATGAAACCAACCTGAGACTGGAGGCTGAGAACAACCTGGCTGCCTATCGACAG GAGGCAGATGAAGCCACCCTGGCCCGAGTGGACCTGGAGAGGAAGATTGAGTCTCTGGAGGAGGAGATCCGGTTCTTGAGGAAGATCCACGAGGAG GAGGTGCGCGAGCTCCAGGAGCAGCTGGCCCAGCAGCAGGTCCATGTAGAGCTCGATGTGGCCAAGCCGGACCTGACGGCAGCCCTGAGAGAGATCCGCACGCAGTATGAGGCAATGGCGTCCAGCAACATGCACGAGGCAGAAGAGTGGTACCGGTCCAAG TTCGCGGACCTGACGGACGCCGCTGCCCGCAACGCAGAACTCCTCCGCCAGGCCAAGCACGAAGCCAATGACTACCGGCGCCAGCTGCAGGCCTTGACCTGCGACCTGGAGTCCCTGCGCGGCACG AACGAGTCCCTGGAGAGGCAGATGCGGGAGCAGGAGGAGCGCCATGCGCGGGAGGCAGCCAGCTACCAGGAGACGCTGGCCCGGCTGGAAGAAGAGGGACAGACCCTCAAGGATGAGATGGCCCGCCACCTGCAGGAGTACCAAGACCTGCTCAATGTCAAGCTGGCCCTGGACATCGAGATCGCCACCTACAGGAAGCTGCTGGAGGGCGAGGAGAACCG CATCACCATTCCTGTGCAGACCTTCTCCAACCTGCAGATCCGAG GGGGCAAAAGCACCAATGAAGGGGAATGTCACAAGGTCACAAGACATCTCAAAAGCCTCACAATACAAGTTATACCAATACAGGCTCACCAGATTGTAAATGGAGCCCCGCCGGCTCTCG AAACTAGCCTGGACACCAAGGCCGTATCAGAAGGCCACCTCAAGAGGAACATCGTGGTGAAGACTGTCGAGATGCGGGATggagag GTCATTAAGGAGTCCAAGCAGGAGCACAAGGACGTGATGTGA